A region of Vitis vinifera cultivar Pinot Noir 40024 chromosome 13, ASM3070453v1 DNA encodes the following proteins:
- the LOC132254921 gene encoding putative disease resistance RPP13-like protein 1, which yields MGGVGKTTLAQLAYHDDRVKNHFDLRAWVCVSDDFDVLRITKTLLQSIASYAREINDLNLLQVKLKEKLSGKKFLLVLDDVWNENYDKWDRLCTPLRAGGPGSKVIITTRNMGVASLTRTVSPYPLQELSNDDCRAVFAQHALGARNFEAHPHVKIIGEEMVNRCRGLPLVAKALGGILRNELNHEAWDDILKSKIWDLPEEKSGVLPALKLSYHHLPSHLKQCFAYCAIFPKGYEFKKDELILLWMGEGFLQTKGKKRMEDLGSKYFSELLSRSFFQQSSDVMPRFMMHDLIHDLAQSIAGNVSFNLEDKLENNENIFQKARHLSFIRQANEIFKKFEVVDKGKDKSIRRDAPTNGLPDKFANIV from the exons ATGGGAGGTGTCGGCAAAACTACCCTTGCCCAGCTTGCCTACCACGACGACAGAGTGAAGAATCATTTTGATCTGAGGGCTTGGGTTTGTGTTTCTGATGATTTTGATGTTTTGAGGATAACAAAAACGCTTCTACAGTCAATTGCTTCTTACGCCCGTGAGATCAATGATCTAAACTTGCTTCAAGTCAAGCTGAAAGAGAAATTGTCTGGAAAGAAGTTTCTGCTTGTTCTAGATGATGTCTGGAACGAGAACTATGACAAATGGGATAGGTTGTGCACCCCTTTACGAGCAGGGGGACCCGGCAGTAAGGTTATCATCACTACTCGCAACATGGGTGTCGCCTCACTTACCAGAACGGTTTCGCCTTACCCCCTGCAGGAGCTGTCAAATGATGATTGTCGAGCTGTGTTCGCGCAGCATGCATTGGGAGCAAGGAACTTTGAAGCTCATCCGCACGTGAAAATAATTGGAGAGGAAATGGTGAACAGATGCAGGGGCTTGCCTTTGGTCGCAAAGGCCCTGGGAGGCATCTTGCGAAATGAACTAAACCATGAGGCATGGGACGATATATTGAAGAGTAAGATATGGGATCTACCAGAAGAGAAAAGTGGTGTTCTTCCAGCTCTCAAATTGAGCTATCATCACCTCCCATCTCATCTGAAGCAGTGCTTTGCTTACTGCGCTATTTTTCCCAAGGGATATGAATTCAAAAAGGATGAATTAATCCTTTTATGGATGGGAGAAGGATTTCTGCAAACAAAAGGGAAGAAGCGAATGGAGGACTTAGGTTCCAAATACTTCTCAGAGTTGTTATCAAGGTCATTCTTTCAACAATCAAGTGACGTAATGCCGCGATTCATGATGCATGATCTCATCCATGATCTGGCTCAATCCATTGCCGGAAATGTATCTTTCAATTTGGAGGATAAGTTGGAGAATaatgagaatatttttcaaaaggcTCGCCATTTGTCATTCATTCGTCAGGCCAATGAGatcttcaaaaaatttgaagttgtcGATAAAGGGAA GGACAAGTCAATTAGAAGAGATGCCCCCACGAATGGGCTGCCTGACAAATTTGCAAACATTGTCTAA
- the LOC104877446 gene encoding putative disease resistance protein At3g14460 produces the protein MGLPPMLRSLVLQKCNTLKLLPHNYNSGFLEYLEIEHCPCLISFPEGELPASLKQLKIKDCANLQTLPEGMMHHNSMVSNNSCCLEVLEIRKCSSLPSLPTGELPSTLKRLEIWDCRQFQPISEKMLHSNTALEHLSISNYPNMKILPGFLHSLTYLYMYGCQGLVSFPERGLPTPNLRDLYINNCENLKSLPHQMQNLLSLQELNIRNCQGLESFPECGLAPNLTSLSIRDCVNLKVPLSEWGLHRLTSLSSLYISGVCPSLASLSDDDCLLPSTLSKLFISKLDSLACLALKNLSSLERISIYRCPKLRSIGLPETLSRLEIRDC, from the coding sequence ATGGGCTTGCCACCGATGCTGAGAAGTCTCGTGCTGCAGAAATGCAACACTCTGAAGTTACTACCTCATAATTACAACTCAGGTTTCCTTgaatatttggaaattgaacaCTGCCCATGCCTCATTAGCTTTCCAGAAGGTGAGCTGCCTGCCTCACTTAAGCAACTGAAGATCAAGGATTGTGCAAATCTACAGACTTTGCCAGAGGGAATGATGCACCACAATTCTATGGTTAGCAACAACTCTTGTTGTCTTGAAGTCTTGGAGATCAGAAAATGTTCATCCCTTCCATCCCTTCCAACAGGCGAGCTACCCTCCACCCTTAAGCGGCTTGAGATATGGGACTGCAGGCAATTTCAACCAATTTCAGAGAAGATGCTGCACAGCAATACTGCACTTGAACATTTGTCCATTTCCAATTATCCAAACATGAAAATCCTTCCAGGATTCCTCCACAGTCTCACGTATCTCTATATGTATGGTTGTCAAGGTCTTGTGTCCTTTCCAGAAAGAGGCTTGCCCACTCCCAATCTCAGAGACCTTTATATTAACAACTGTGAGAACCTGAAGTCCCTTCCTCATCAAATGCAGAACCTTTTATCTCTTCAAGAACTGAATATTAGGAATTGTCAGGGCTTGGAGTCATTTCCAGAATGCGGTTTGGCCCCCAACCTTACCTCGCTCTCAATCAGAGATTGTGTGAATCTGAAGGTGCCATTATCTGAATGGGGCCTCCACAGGCTCACTTCTCTTTCATCACTGTACATTTCCGGTGTATGTCCAAGTCTGGCATCTCTTTCAGATGATGACTGTCTTCTTCCTTCAACTCTGAGCAAACTTTTTATCAGTAAGCTGGATTCCCTGGCCTGTCTGGCTCTCAAAAACCTCTCTTCCCTTGAAAGGATATCCATCTACAGATGCCCTAAGCTCCGGTCAATTGGGCTGCCTGAAACGCTATCAAGACTTGAAATAAGGGATTGCTAA